A genomic window from Salvia splendens isolate huo1 chromosome 11, SspV2, whole genome shotgun sequence includes:
- the LOC121754079 gene encoding transcription factor MYB58-like: MGRGRAPCCDKTKVRTGPWSPAEDLRLMNFIGKHGHSNWRALPRQAGLLRCGKSCRLRWINYLRPDVKRGNFTPDEENTIIQLHNSIGNKWSKIASCLSGRTDNEIKNVWNTHLKKRANKKPDGQENSTTTTTKLPQLSKESPSSSCMSNPKQPAEEEEEEDDDLWHVLDSLDPIQLHPTKEDGGGNELIQEVEIGKWLRILENELGLAAHQPQSATDLGIYNSTYLPNLDSFSF, from the exons ATGGGTAGAGGCAGAGCCCCGTGTTGCGATAAGACGAAGGTGAGGACGGGTCCATGGAGCCCGGCTGAGGATTTGAGGCTTATGAATTTCATTGGGAAACACGGCCACAGTAACTGGCGCGCTCTCCCTAGACAAGCCG GTCTATTGCGATGTGGAAAGAGCTGCCGATTGAGGTGGATTAATTACCTAAGACCTGACGTCAAACGAGGCAACTTCACACCAGATGAAGAAAATACAATCATTCAACTCCATAATTCTATTGGAAACAA GTGGTCCAAGATCGCGTCTTGTCTGTCGGGAAGAACAGACAACGAGATCAAGAACGTGTGGAACACACACTTAAAGAAACGAGCCAACAAGAAACCCGATGGTCAAGAAaattccaccaccaccactacgaAACTACCTCAACTCTCCAAAGAGTCTCCATCATCTTCTTGTATGTCCAATCCGAAACAaccggccgaggaggaggaggaggaggacgacGACCTCTGGCACGTGCTGGACTCACTGGACCCCATACAGTTACACCCCACCAAAGAGGATGGTGGAGGGAATGAGCTTATCCAAGAAGTGGAAATTGGCAAGTGGTTGAGAATCTTGGAGAATGAACTTGGACTAGCTGCTCATCAACCTCAATCTGCAACTGATCTTGGAATCTACAACTCAACCTATCTACCAAATTTGGACAGTTTCTCTTTTTAA